From one Nitrospirota bacterium genomic stretch:
- a CDS encoding transposase, with the protein MARPLRIQYPGAVYHITSRGNEKKPAYKDNQDRERFLTILQHVNQRYHWICHAYCLMSNHYHLLIETPDGNLSIGMRQLNGVYTQLFNQRRRRTGHLFQGRYKAILIEKDTHLLEACRYVVLNPVRAHMKKGPGAWKWSSYRATAGQGEAHPCLTVEWVLGQFSR; encoded by the coding sequence ATGGCACGACCCCTTCGCATCCAATATCCCGGAGCTGTTTATCACATTACCTCACGTGGCAATGAAAAGAAGCCCGCGTACAAAGATAATCAGGACCGCGAGCGCTTTCTAACGATACTTCAACACGTCAACCAGCGATATCACTGGATCTGCCATGCCTACTGTCTCATGAGCAACCATTACCATCTCCTCATAGAAACTCCGGATGGCAATCTCTCTATAGGGATGAGGCAACTCAATGGCGTATACACTCAGCTATTTAATCAGCGACGCCGCCGGACAGGTCATTTATTTCAAGGAAGGTACAAGGCGATCTTAATCGAGAAGGATACCCATTTGCTGGAAGCCTGCCGGTATGTGGTCTTAAATCCCGTCCGGGCGCACATGAAGAAAGGGCCGGGAGCGTGGAAGTGGTCCAGTTACCGAGCGACAGCCGGACAGGGAGAGGCCCATCCCTGTTTGACGGTAGAGTGGGTACTGGGCCAGTTCAGCAGAAA